A genomic stretch from Erwinia sp. E_sp_B01_1 includes:
- the mrdA gene encoding penicillin-binding protein 2: protein MKFKDFAEEEKLFVRRALVAFGMVVAGFVTLVVNLYHVQIEQNQYYQTRSNQNDIKMIPIAPTRGIIYDRNGIPLVKNVTWYDIEILPYKVNDIKTLLAELTPVVDLSPDEIETFNRTLHASSRYKPVVLKTELTDEQVARFSVNQYRFDGVDVNSYEDRQYPYGPDLAHVIGYVSKINDSDYKRLDKQGISANYAADHNIGKQGIEGYYESVLHGKTGYQEVEVDNHGRVIRVLKEVPPVAGKNLYLTLDLHLQQYVETQLAGQRAAVLIENPKDGQVLAMVSSPSYDPNPFVKGISYKAYKELLANKDLPLINRVTQGLYPPASTVKPYMAMSALLTHVITPQTSFFGAATWTLPGTQRKYRDWKKSGHGMLDVTRAIEESADTFFYQVAFMMGIDRIHTMLSQFGYGKSTGIDLNEEYNGLLPSREWKQKVHKKAWYQGDTVSVGIGQGYWIATPIQMVKALDTLINNGRVIQPHLLYEQKQGKNITPWKPTLPQEQVGDAGSPFWSLVRHAMFGMANAANGTGYKYFHTAPYGIAAKSGTSQVFSLKQNQVYNAKMIPIRLRDHVFYTAFAPFNNPKVAMAIILENGGINGVTAAPVVRNIMDHIFLPPDVAPMPVTADPTSNFTAQ from the coding sequence ATGAAATTCAAAGATTTTGCAGAAGAAGAAAAACTTTTTGTTCGCAGGGCATTGGTAGCCTTTGGGATGGTAGTGGCAGGTTTCGTCACCCTGGTGGTGAATCTGTACCATGTGCAGATTGAACAGAATCAGTATTATCAGACCCGCTCAAATCAAAATGACATCAAAATGATCCCGATTGCGCCCACGCGTGGGATTATTTACGATCGCAATGGCATACCCCTGGTGAAAAACGTGACCTGGTATGACATCGAAATCCTGCCTTATAAAGTTAACGATATCAAGACGCTGCTGGCCGAACTGACGCCGGTTGTCGATCTTTCCCCTGATGAAATCGAGACCTTCAACCGCACGCTACATGCTTCCAGCCGCTATAAACCCGTGGTACTGAAAACCGAACTCACCGACGAACAGGTGGCACGATTCTCGGTAAACCAGTATCGCTTTGACGGCGTGGACGTGAACAGTTATGAAGATCGCCAGTATCCTTACGGCCCCGATTTGGCGCATGTGATTGGTTACGTGTCGAAAATAAACGACAGCGACTACAAACGGCTTGATAAACAGGGCATCAGTGCCAACTATGCGGCCGATCATAATATCGGTAAACAGGGCATCGAAGGCTATTACGAGTCGGTTCTGCATGGCAAAACGGGTTATCAGGAAGTCGAAGTGGATAATCATGGCCGGGTGATCCGCGTATTGAAAGAGGTTCCCCCGGTGGCAGGTAAAAACCTCTACTTAACGCTGGACCTCCACCTTCAGCAATATGTGGAAACGCAACTGGCCGGACAGCGCGCTGCCGTGCTGATTGAGAATCCGAAAGATGGTCAGGTGCTGGCCATGGTTTCCAGCCCCAGCTACGACCCGAATCCCTTTGTAAAAGGGATCAGCTACAAAGCCTATAAAGAACTGCTGGCCAACAAGGATCTGCCGCTGATTAACCGCGTGACCCAGGGCCTGTACCCTCCTGCTTCCACCGTGAAACCCTACATGGCAATGTCAGCCCTTCTGACGCACGTCATCACTCCCCAAACCAGCTTCTTTGGTGCAGCAACCTGGACACTGCCAGGCACCCAGCGTAAGTACCGCGACTGGAAAAAATCGGGCCACGGCATGCTGGACGTCACACGCGCTATTGAAGAATCCGCCGACACCTTCTTCTATCAGGTGGCGTTTATGATGGGTATCGATCGTATTCATACCATGCTCAGCCAGTTCGGCTACGGCAAATCTACCGGCATCGATCTGAATGAAGAGTACAACGGCCTGCTACCCAGCCGGGAATGGAAGCAAAAAGTCCATAAAAAAGCCTGGTATCAGGGCGATACGGTGTCAGTGGGGATTGGTCAGGGCTACTGGATTGCCACGCCTATCCAGATGGTGAAAGCGCTGGATACGCTGATCAATAATGGCCGGGTGATCCAGCCTCACCTGCTGTATGAACAAAAACAGGGTAAAAACATTACTCCCTGGAAACCCACCTTACCTCAGGAACAGGTTGGCGATGCCGGTTCGCCATTCTGGAGCCTGGTGCGTCACGCGATGTTCGGCATGGCAAATGCCGCCAATGGCACCGGGTACAAATATTTCCATACCGCGCCTTACGGCATTGCGGCGAAAAGCGGCACCTCGCAGGTTTTCAGCCTCAAACAAAATCAGGTCTATAACGCCAAAATGATCCCCATTCGTCTGCGTGACCATGTGTTCTACACGGCTTTCGCACCGTTCAACAACCCCAAAGTGGCGATGGCTATCATCCTGGAAAACGGCGGCATTAACGGCGTGACCGCAGCGCCAGTGGTGAGAAATATCATGGATCACATCTTCCTGCCGCCAGATGTGGCACCAATGCCGGTTACCGCCGATCCCACCAGCAACTTCACCGCACAGTAG
- a CDS encoding EAL domain-containing protein — MIKEHRLVAGLRRHFIRNVLTPMIGVVLFTFLACGFTAWWVTTESNAKAQEKQHQVIENIFSQHLADYLRQHQDLLSWPDLLRQFTASPGTDSPFGRWLKILAGDDEVYLLDSQDRPLSAWFAGQSVSADRYEIVQRQLLPWLNSLHHLSSSPAFTGDFIRINGRLAEIALGKVPGTQGNTLIFIRYIHYSFVDYLEHRGVVSQFRFTPSNAEKANSAGFLLTSHLNIPVSYVSWQPMKPGTQMLMVTGPLVLLAMLAITLMCINMTRRLWLSSLKLSESMFRLEASEAQAHRLAKQDVLTGLPNRAAMEDKLTQRLDMLSTEQGQTALLLLDLDRFKMINDTYGHATGDELIIEVSQRLTALLQQEDVVGRLGGDEFIVIVNNLKSDQQITQLCQKIITQLTSPVMLQGNRLWVGVSIGVAIAPLHASEPPELMRKADIALYAAKSEGRGRYRMFVPALGEALIKRQQLAEALRRALEAPQGLALWYQPIMNITGKNMLGIEALLRWHHPVLGPVSPAEFIPVAEETGLIIPLGDWVLQQAFAMAKRCPHLSMSVNVSPLQFLAGNFIARLQEIVQQQAVDPRQIELEITEGVMLEDRQQALHTIQTLRAAGFRIALDDFGTGYSSLSYLTQFPVDTLKIDRCFTQLLGIQEQANTIVSSVIKLGHSLGLSVTAEGVETEQQRLALEASGCDKLQGFLLSRPQPPELLFAQQIGQEAPLSQLT; from the coding sequence ATGATTAAGGAACATCGCCTGGTGGCCGGGCTACGACGCCACTTTATCCGTAACGTTCTCACGCCGATGATAGGGGTGGTGCTGTTCACATTTCTTGCCTGCGGCTTTACCGCCTGGTGGGTGACAACCGAAAGCAACGCCAAAGCGCAGGAAAAGCAGCACCAGGTGATTGAGAATATCTTTTCCCAACATCTGGCTGACTACCTCCGGCAGCATCAGGATCTGCTGAGCTGGCCCGATTTACTCAGGCAGTTCACCGCCTCGCCCGGGACAGACTCCCCCTTTGGACGCTGGCTGAAAATCCTTGCAGGTGATGATGAAGTCTATCTGCTTGACAGCCAGGACCGGCCTCTGTCCGCCTGGTTTGCCGGCCAATCCGTTTCTGCCGATCGTTATGAGATAGTTCAGCGCCAGTTGCTTCCGTGGCTGAACAGCCTTCACCACCTTTCCTCCTCCCCCGCATTTACCGGTGATTTTATTCGCATTAATGGCCGCCTGGCCGAGATTGCGTTAGGGAAAGTGCCGGGAACCCAGGGCAACACGCTGATTTTTATACGCTACATCCATTACAGCTTTGTCGACTACCTGGAACACCGGGGCGTGGTCAGCCAGTTCCGCTTTACGCCCAGCAATGCTGAAAAAGCCAACAGCGCCGGTTTTCTGCTGACATCCCATCTGAATATCCCGGTCAGCTACGTCTCCTGGCAACCGATGAAACCCGGTACCCAGATGCTGATGGTCACCGGCCCGCTGGTCTTGCTGGCGATGCTGGCGATCACCCTGATGTGTATCAATATGACGCGTCGCCTGTGGTTATCTTCGCTAAAACTGTCAGAAAGCATGTTCAGGCTGGAGGCCAGCGAGGCTCAGGCTCATCGCCTGGCGAAGCAGGATGTGCTGACCGGGCTGCCCAACCGTGCAGCGATGGAGGATAAGCTGACGCAGAGGCTGGATATGCTCTCCACAGAACAGGGGCAGACAGCATTGCTGCTGCTGGATCTCGACCGTTTCAAAATGATCAATGACACCTATGGGCACGCTACCGGGGACGAACTGATTATCGAGGTCAGCCAGCGTCTTACGGCCCTGTTGCAGCAAGAAGACGTTGTCGGAAGACTGGGCGGCGATGAGTTTATAGTGATAGTGAACAATCTGAAGAGTGACCAGCAGATCACCCAGCTCTGCCAGAAGATCATCACTCAGCTCACTTCCCCGGTAATGCTTCAGGGTAACCGGCTGTGGGTCGGGGTCAGTATCGGCGTTGCGATAGCCCCACTGCACGCTTCCGAACCACCGGAGCTGATGCGCAAAGCTGATATTGCCCTCTACGCGGCTAAATCCGAAGGGCGCGGGCGCTACCGTATGTTTGTCCCGGCGCTGGGCGAAGCCTTGATCAAGCGTCAGCAGCTGGCAGAAGCGCTCCGACGGGCACTGGAAGCGCCTCAGGGCCTGGCGCTGTGGTATCAGCCAATCATGAATATCACCGGCAAAAACATGCTGGGGATTGAGGCGCTGTTGCGCTGGCATCATCCGGTTCTTGGGCCTGTTTCTCCGGCAGAGTTTATTCCCGTCGCCGAAGAGACCGGGCTGATTATTCCGCTGGGTGACTGGGTGTTGCAACAGGCTTTCGCCATGGCTAAGCGTTGCCCCCACCTCAGCATGTCGGTAAACGTCTCCCCTCTGCAATTCCTCGCCGGGAATTTTATCGCCCGGCTGCAAGAGATAGTCCAACAGCAAGCCGTGGACCCGAGACAGATTGAGCTGGAGATCACCGAAGGCGTGATGCTGGAAGATCGTCAGCAGGCTCTGCATACCATTCAGACCCTGCGCGCGGCGGGCTTCAGAATCGCTCTCGACGATTTTGGTACCGGCTATTCAAGCCTGAGCTACCTCACCCAGTTCCCGGTGGATACCCTGAAAATCGATCGCTGCTTTACCCAACTGCTGGGTATTCAGGAGCAGGCAAACACCATTGTCTCTTCAGTTATCAAACTGGGGCATTCGCTGGGCTTATCCGTGACGGCGGAAGGGGTGGAAACAGAACAGCAGCGTCTGGCGCTTGAAGCGTCCGGCTGCGACAAGCTACAGGGCTTCCTGCTCAGTCGCCCCCAGCCGCCTGAACTGCTGTTTGCACAGCAGATCGGACAGGAGGCACCCCTCAGCCAGCTAACCTAG
- a CDS encoding heme ABC transporter ATP-binding protein, which produces MSELQGKNLGWRVGSRLLIDDVSLTLRAGEMVSLIGPNGAGKSTLMRLLTGFLEPDTGGCLLEGKPLASWPRERLAQTRAVMRQQSHVEFPLRVREVVAMGRAPWPEQGSQAVMEEVMALTGCDVLAERDYRHLSGGEKQRVQLARALAQLWHQEGPRGWLFLDEPTSALDLYHQQHALRLLHQLTRQGRLTVCCVLHDLNLAALWSDSLLLLHKGRLVASGTPAEVMTEAVLTRWYQADLNVHHHSQDAVPQIVLRR; this is translated from the coding sequence ATGAGTGAACTTCAGGGTAAAAATCTGGGCTGGCGCGTCGGCTCCAGATTGCTGATCGACGATGTTTCTCTGACGCTGCGCGCCGGAGAGATGGTTTCGCTGATCGGCCCTAACGGGGCAGGAAAATCGACCCTGATGCGGCTCCTCACCGGTTTTCTGGAACCTGACACCGGCGGCTGCCTGCTGGAAGGCAAGCCGCTGGCAAGCTGGCCGCGTGAACGACTGGCTCAGACCCGCGCAGTGATGCGTCAGCAAAGTCACGTTGAGTTTCCTCTCAGGGTCAGGGAAGTGGTGGCGATGGGGCGGGCTCCCTGGCCTGAGCAGGGCAGTCAGGCTGTGATGGAAGAGGTAATGGCGCTGACCGGTTGCGATGTGCTGGCGGAGAGGGATTACCGCCATTTATCCGGGGGAGAGAAGCAGCGAGTACAGTTGGCGAGGGCGCTGGCCCAGTTGTGGCATCAGGAGGGGCCCCGGGGCTGGCTGTTTCTGGATGAGCCAACCTCGGCGCTGGATTTGTACCATCAGCAGCATGCCTTACGGCTGCTGCATCAGTTGACGCGCCAGGGCCGGCTCACCGTGTGCTGCGTGCTGCACGATCTTAATCTGGCTGCGCTCTGGTCAGACAGCCTGCTGCTGCTGCACAAAGGCCGCCTGGTAGCGAGCGGAACGCCAGCAGAAGTGATGACAGAGGCGGTATTAACGCGCTGGTATCAGGCCGATCTCAACGTGCATCATCACAGCCAGGATGCCGTCCCGCAAATAGTCCTGCGCCGCTAG
- a CDS encoding iron ABC transporter permease, translating to MSAINVQRGLLVMAALMVAILLLAANVGPVRLSLPMVWQAPRESMIWQVWWNIRLPRVLLAVLVGSALALSGGVMQGLFRNPLADPGLLGISSGAALMLAIAVVIPFSLPAALALWWPMLAAFAGSLTVTAVIFTLTKYTSSTLSRLLLVGIAINAICGAAVGVLSWISNDQQLRQLSLWGMGSLGQAQWSTVLVSAAVIIPAILATQWQARRLNLLQLGDEEAHYLGVDVKRTQRILMVLSALLVAAAVAVSGVIGFIGLVVPHLIRMCIGSDHRWLLPGAGLAGAILVLIADTLARTVVAPAEMPVGLLTSLLGAPWFLWLILRRQEARYE from the coding sequence ATGAGCGCGATAAACGTGCAGCGTGGGCTGCTGGTGATGGCCGCCCTGATGGTGGCGATACTGCTGTTAGCGGCCAATGTCGGGCCTGTGCGCCTGTCGTTGCCGATGGTCTGGCAGGCCCCCCGGGAGAGTATGATCTGGCAGGTCTGGTGGAATATCCGGCTGCCCCGTGTGCTGCTGGCAGTGCTGGTAGGCTCAGCGCTGGCTCTTTCGGGAGGCGTCATGCAGGGGCTGTTTCGTAATCCGCTGGCCGATCCGGGCTTGCTGGGCATCAGCAGCGGGGCAGCATTAATGCTCGCTATTGCTGTGGTCATCCCCTTCTCTTTGCCAGCAGCGCTGGCGCTATGGTGGCCGATGCTGGCTGCCTTTGCCGGGAGCCTGACAGTCACTGCGGTGATTTTTACCCTCACGAAATACACCAGCAGTACGCTGTCACGCCTGCTGCTGGTAGGCATTGCCATCAATGCAATCTGCGGGGCTGCGGTGGGCGTGCTCTCGTGGATCAGTAACGATCAGCAACTCCGTCAGCTTTCGCTGTGGGGGATGGGGTCGCTGGGGCAGGCACAATGGTCAACGGTGTTGGTCAGCGCTGCGGTCATTATCCCGGCGATCCTGGCGACTCAGTGGCAGGCACGACGCCTGAATTTACTGCAGCTGGGCGATGAAGAGGCCCACTACCTGGGCGTGGACGTCAAGCGGACCCAGCGTATTTTGATGGTGCTCAGCGCCCTGCTGGTAGCCGCAGCGGTTGCCGTCAGTGGGGTAATAGGTTTTATCGGGCTGGTCGTGCCGCACCTGATCAGAATGTGCATCGGCAGCGATCACCGCTGGCTTCTGCCGGGGGCTGGGCTTGCCGGGGCGATCCTGGTGCTGATTGCCGATACGCTGGCCCGCACGGTAGTGGCTCCGGCAGAAATGCCTGTCGGGCTGCTGACCAGCCTGCTGGGGGCACCCTGGTTTTTATGGCTGATATTACGGCGACAGGAAGCCCGCTATGAGTGA
- a CDS encoding hemin ABC transporter substrate-binding protein — protein sequence MKLWLIALIALPFSLLAEERVVSIGGDITEIVYALGAQQNLVARDSTSLQPALATRLPDVGYMRQLNAEGILAMKPTLVIASELAKPSLALQQVEQAGVKVITVTGKPELSAVHSKIATVAAALHREEQGEELQAKLDKQLAGLSGKPLPVKVLYILNHSGMKAQGAGTGTAADGAIRAAGLQNALGNIPHYQPLTQEGIVASAPQLIVIGAEGLRTMGDEEDLWKLPGLALTPAGRQHNVLVVNEMALLGFGLQTPDAVARLRKAAEALVK from the coding sequence ATGAAACTCTGGCTGATAGCCCTGATAGCGCTGCCGTTTTCACTGCTGGCTGAAGAGCGCGTGGTGTCGATTGGCGGTGACATTACGGAGATCGTTTATGCGCTGGGCGCGCAGCAGAACCTGGTCGCGCGGGACAGCACCAGCCTGCAACCGGCTCTGGCGACCAGGCTGCCCGACGTGGGCTATATGCGTCAGCTCAATGCCGAAGGGATCCTGGCCATGAAGCCGACGCTGGTGATAGCCAGCGAGCTGGCAAAACCCTCTCTGGCGCTGCAGCAGGTGGAGCAGGCTGGCGTGAAAGTGATTACGGTCACCGGCAAGCCTGAACTCAGTGCCGTTCACAGCAAAATTGCCACCGTCGCGGCTGCGCTGCACCGTGAAGAGCAGGGAGAAGAGCTGCAGGCGAAGCTGGATAAACAGCTTGCCGGCCTCTCCGGTAAACCGCTGCCGGTTAAAGTGCTCTACATCCTCAATCACAGCGGCATGAAAGCTCAGGGAGCAGGGACTGGCACGGCGGCCGACGGAGCTATTCGCGCGGCTGGCCTGCAAAACGCCCTCGGCAATATTCCGCATTATCAGCCGCTGACGCAGGAAGGCATTGTGGCGAGTGCGCCTCAGCTGATTGTGATCGGCGCAGAGGGGTTGCGGACAATGGGTGATGAAGAGGATCTGTGGAAGCTCCCCGGACTGGCGCTGACCCCGGCAGGCAGGCAGCACAATGTGCTGGTGGTCAATGAGATGGCCCTGCTGGGTTTTGGGCTGCAAACGCCGGATGCTGTTGCCAGACTGCGCAAGGCAGCTGAAGCGCTGGTGAAATGA
- a CDS encoding ChuX/HutX family heme-like substrate-binding protein, with the protein MNTLYQRYQAAKAEHPKKYARDLAGLLAVSEAELTHARTLEEAVALRPDFAALLRALEAVGETKSITRNAFAVHEQVGRYENLHLGGHGGLILNPRALDQRLFPFQWKSAFSLVEKSERGDRNSIQIFDGQGDAILKIYTTGNTDMAAWRALIDAFRLETTPELQVSPAEPVNYASLPDAALIEQEWRAMTDVHQFFGLLKRHNISRQQAFRSVASDLALKVDNGSLNALLTQAKSDGNEIMIFIGNRGCVQIFTGIVEKLMPVENWLNIFNPTFTLHLMENTIAESWITRKPTANGMVTSLELFAADGTQIAQLYGQRTEGEPEQTRWREQLAALAGVGAAA; encoded by the coding sequence ATGAATACTCTTTATCAGCGTTATCAGGCAGCAAAAGCAGAGCACCCCAAAAAATATGCCCGCGACCTGGCGGGGCTGCTGGCCGTCAGCGAAGCGGAGCTGACCCATGCCCGCACCCTGGAGGAGGCCGTCGCGCTGCGTCCGGATTTCGCGGCGCTGTTGCGGGCGCTGGAAGCGGTGGGGGAAACCAAATCCATCACCCGCAATGCCTTTGCCGTGCATGAGCAGGTGGGACGCTATGAAAACCTGCATCTGGGCGGCCACGGCGGGTTAATCCTGAACCCGCGAGCGCTGGATCAACGCCTGTTCCCCTTCCAGTGGAAAAGCGCTTTTTCGCTGGTTGAGAAAAGCGAACGCGGCGACCGTAACAGCATCCAGATTTTTGACGGGCAGGGCGATGCGATCCTGAAAATCTATACCACCGGCAACACCGATATGGCGGCGTGGCGCGCGCTGATTGACGCCTTCAGGCTGGAAACCACGCCGGAACTCCAGGTCAGCCCGGCTGAGCCGGTTAACTACGCCAGCCTGCCGGATGCCGCGCTGATTGAGCAGGAGTGGCGGGCAATGACCGATGTCCATCAGTTCTTCGGCCTGTTGAAACGTCACAATATCTCCCGTCAGCAGGCTTTCCGCTCGGTTGCCAGCGATCTGGCCCTGAAGGTGGATAACGGCTCACTGAACGCGCTTTTGACCCAGGCGAAAAGCGACGGTAATGAGATCATGATTTTCATCGGTAACCGGGGCTGCGTGCAGATTTTCACCGGCATCGTTGAGAAGCTGATGCCGGTAGAGAACTGGCTCAATATTTTCAATCCGACCTTCACCCTGCATCTGATGGAAAACACCATCGCTGAAAGTTGGATCACCCGTAAACCCACAGCCAACGGCATGGTCACCAGCCTGGAGTTGTTCGCGGCTGACGGCACGCAAATTGCGCAGCTTTATGGCCAGCGTACCGAAGGCGAGCCTGAACAGACCCGCTGGCGGGAACAGCTTGCCGCGCTGGCAGGTGTGGGAGCGGCGGCATGA
- a CDS encoding SelT/SelW/SelH family protein, producing the protein MKTSPAITIHYCSQCNWLLRAGWMAQELLHTFSTDLASVSLVPGTGGIYQIKIDGQLIWDRKTDGGFPEAKELKQRVRNYCFPERDLGHIDKK; encoded by the coding sequence ATGAAAACTTCCCCGGCGATTACCATTCACTATTGTTCTCAGTGCAACTGGCTGCTGCGTGCAGGCTGGATGGCTCAGGAATTGCTGCATACTTTCAGTACCGATCTGGCGTCCGTTTCACTGGTGCCCGGCACTGGCGGGATTTATCAGATAAAGATTGATGGGCAGCTCATCTGGGATCGCAAGACGGACGGCGGCTTTCCGGAAGCCAAAGAGCTGAAGCAACGTGTGCGTAATTACTGCTTTCCAGAGCGGGATCTGGGACATATCGACAAAAAATAA
- a CDS encoding MFS transporter, with product METVRSSTPLHRVGPLLFSLALGAFAIGLSEFVIMGLLPQVSSAMQVSLAEGSKFISYYALGVVVGAPLFSLSTARLCRKHQLMIFITLFLFGNVSSMLASNAHMLVISRFLSGLPHGAFLGVAALAAASLVEENRRGQAVGKVMLGLTLASLLGNPAATLLGEHLDWRWAFACVSLLSLIDALLIYRLFPVQKEEEQSSPLKEIRGLANLRLWLTLGIAAIGFGGMFAVISYITPILTMAAHLSTFWLPFVLFAFGLGMVLGNLAGGRMADGKIMLSIFCILAWSVIVLTLFPLMIGTVTGLMIGAFLVGTNLALCAPLQVRLMQVAGKAQTLAATLNHSAFNIANALGAFLGAYVVQQGYPMTQTASYGAILPVLGMMIFIVALLKEVADRKNTDVGSTDLI from the coding sequence ATGGAAACTGTTCGTTCTTCTACACCCCTCCATCGCGTTGGGCCGCTACTCTTTTCCCTGGCGTTAGGGGCATTTGCCATTGGCCTGAGTGAATTCGTGATCATGGGACTGCTGCCGCAGGTCTCCAGCGCGATGCAGGTCAGCCTCGCCGAAGGCAGTAAATTTATCAGTTATTACGCGCTTGGCGTGGTGGTGGGTGCACCGCTGTTTTCGCTGAGTACCGCGCGTCTGTGCCGTAAACATCAGCTGATGATTTTCATTACGCTGTTTCTGTTCGGCAACGTCAGCAGCATGCTGGCCAGCAATGCCCATATGCTGGTGATTTCACGTTTCCTCAGCGGATTACCGCACGGGGCGTTCCTGGGCGTGGCAGCTCTGGCTGCGGCTTCTCTGGTTGAAGAGAATCGCCGTGGACAGGCGGTTGGCAAGGTGATGCTGGGCCTGACGCTGGCCTCATTGCTGGGCAATCCCGCCGCCACCCTGCTGGGTGAGCATCTGGACTGGCGTTGGGCCTTTGCCTGCGTCTCCCTGCTGTCGCTGATTGATGCGCTGCTGATTTACAGGCTGTTCCCGGTACAGAAAGAAGAAGAACAAAGCTCCCCGCTGAAGGAGATTCGCGGACTGGCCAACCTTCGTCTGTGGCTGACGCTGGGCATTGCGGCGATTGGCTTTGGCGGAATGTTTGCGGTGATCAGCTACATCACACCAATCCTGACGATGGCAGCGCACCTCTCTACCTTCTGGCTGCCCTTTGTGCTGTTTGCTTTTGGTCTGGGCATGGTGCTGGGAAATCTGGCCGGTGGCCGTATGGCCGATGGCAAAATCATGCTCTCCATTTTCTGCATCCTGGCGTGGAGCGTGATCGTCCTGACCCTGTTCCCCCTGATGATTGGCACGGTAACAGGCCTGATGATCGGCGCTTTCCTGGTGGGCACCAACCTCGCGCTCTGCGCGCCGCTTCAGGTGCGCCTGATGCAGGTGGCAGGGAAAGCGCAGACGCTGGCGGCCACGCTGAATCACTCAGCGTTTAACATTGCCAACGCGCTGGGGGCTTTCCTGGGGGCTTACGTGGTGCAACAGGGCTATCCGATGACGCAGACCGCCAGCTACGGCGCAATCCTGCCAGTATTGGGCATGATGATCTTTATTGTGGCGTTGCTGAAAGAAGTGGCGGACCGCAAAAATACCGACGTCGGCTCCACCGATCTGATTTAA
- a CDS encoding MFS transporter codes for MHTHHPESPEQQKPQWGAVFSMALGVFGLVTAEFLPASLLTPMAASLGVTEGTTGQAVTITAIFALLTSFFIASATRKMDRRAVMLGFSVMLIVSNLLVAFAPNLSFILAGRVLLGIAIGGFWTLAAATTMRLVPEAMLPRALSIVFSGVSVATIVAAPMGSYFGHLIGWRNVFVAASAIGLLALSWQVMALPKMSSNHSGSGSSIFSLVRRPGMQTALLAIILLFSGHFAFFTYLRPFLESVTGVGVNGLSAILLGFGVANFAGTLIAGVLLERNLHRTLIAMPLAMGLMGVGLVAMGPAPMVDAVLVALWGMAFGAVPVGWSTWLTRTLPDEAESGGGLLVASIQLAITIGAAAGGVIFNITGAKGVFMGSAVALLIATLTVYAALRSRPAIA; via the coding sequence ATGCACACTCACCATCCGGAAAGCCCGGAACAACAAAAACCCCAGTGGGGTGCCGTATTTTCAATGGCGCTCGGCGTCTTTGGGCTGGTCACAGCCGAGTTCCTGCCTGCCAGCCTGTTAACGCCAATGGCCGCGAGCCTTGGCGTGACCGAAGGCACAACCGGACAGGCGGTGACCATCACCGCTATTTTTGCCCTGTTAACCAGCTTCTTTATTGCCTCAGCCACACGAAAAATGGATCGCCGTGCGGTGATGCTGGGTTTTTCTGTGATGCTGATTGTGTCAAACCTGCTGGTGGCTTTTGCCCCTAATCTCAGCTTTATTCTGGCAGGCCGCGTGTTGCTGGGGATCGCCATCGGTGGGTTCTGGACGCTGGCGGCGGCAACGACGATGCGACTGGTGCCGGAAGCCATGCTGCCACGGGCGCTCTCCATCGTGTTCAGCGGCGTCTCAGTGGCGACCATAGTGGCTGCGCCGATGGGCAGCTACTTCGGCCATCTGATTGGCTGGCGCAACGTGTTTGTGGCGGCTTCAGCTATTGGCTTACTGGCGCTGAGCTGGCAGGTAATGGCTTTACCCAAAATGTCCTCGAATCATTCCGGAAGCGGCAGCTCGATCTTCTCGCTGGTCAGAAGGCCCGGTATGCAGACGGCGCTGTTGGCCATCATCCTGCTGTTCTCGGGTCACTTCGCCTTCTTCACTTATCTGCGGCCTTTCCTGGAGAGCGTGACCGGCGTGGGCGTTAACGGACTTTCTGCCATTCTGCTGGGATTTGGTGTGGCCAACTTTGCCGGAACGCTGATTGCGGGCGTTTTGCTTGAGCGTAACCTGCACCGGACGTTAATTGCCATGCCACTGGCGATGGGCCTGATGGGCGTTGGACTGGTTGCCATGGGCCCGGCACCGATGGTGGACGCTGTGCTGGTTGCCTTATGGGGTATGGCTTTCGGCGCGGTGCCGGTTGGCTGGTCGACCTGGCTTACCCGTACGTTACCGGACGAAGCAGAAAGCGGCGGCGGCTTGCTGGTGGCTTCCATTCAGTTAGCCATCACCATAGGTGCGGCTGCGGGCGGGGTGATCTTCAACATCACCGGCGCGAAAGGGGTCTTTATGGGCAGTGCAGTAGCGCTTTTAATTGCTACCCTGACGGTCTATGCGGCATTACGATCCCGGCCAGCCATCGCCTGA